A genomic stretch from Halichoerus grypus chromosome 7, mHalGry1.hap1.1, whole genome shotgun sequence includes:
- the LOC118521343 gene encoding olfactory receptor 6N2-like, translating into MDQLNHTWTQSFLLAGFPAPSTLRPLAFLGTLCIYLLTLAGNLFIIVLVQADAGLSTPMYFFISVLSFLELWYVSTTVPTLLRTWLRGRSPIPAALCFTQLYVFHSLGMTECYLLGVMALDRYLAICRPLHYHALMSRKVRLWLAGATWVAGFSAALVPASLTASLPFCFREVAHYFCDLAPLMRLACVDTGWNARVHGTVIGVATGCNFVLILGLYGGILRAVLKLPSAGSRAKAFSTCSSHVTVVALFFGSAFMVYVGPPESRSKGTDMRIALVHALLTPFLNPIIYALRNKEVKEAVRRVTQRIRAMLKGP; encoded by the coding sequence ATGGACCAGCTGAACCACACGTGGACCCAGAGTTTCCTTCTTGCTGgtttccctgcccccagcacgCTTCGGCCTCTGGCGTTCTTGGGCACCCTGTGCATCTACCTCCTCACGCTGGCAGGGAACTTGTTCATCATTGTGCTGGTGCAGGCAGATGCAGGACTGTCCACGCCCATGTACTTCTTCATCAGTGTCCTCTCCTTCCTGGAACTCTGGTATGTCAGCACCACAGTGCCCACACTGCTGCGCACGTGGCTCCGTGGACGCTCGCCCATCCCGGCAGCGCTGTGCTTCACCCAGCTGTATGTCTTCCACTCCCTGGGCATGACCGAGTGCTACCTGCTGGGGGTCATGGCGCTGGACCGCTACCTGGCCATCTGCCGCCCACTCCACTACCACGCACTCATGAGCAGAAAGGTGCGGTTATGGCTGGCAGGGGCCACGTGGGTGGCCGGCTTCTCTGCGGCACTGGTGCCGGCCAGCCTCACAGCCAGTCTGCCCTTCTGCTTCAGAGAGGTGGCCCACTACTTTTGTGACCTGGCCCCACTGATGCGGCTGGCGTGTGTGGACACGGGCTGGAACGCTCGAGTCCATGGGACCGTGATTGGCGTGGCCACTGGCTGCAACTTTGTGCTCATTTTAGGACTCTACGGGGGTATCCTAAGGGCTGTGCTGAAGCTGCCCTCGGCTGGCAGCCGGGCCAaggccttctccacctgctcctcCCATGTGACCGTGGTGGCCCTATTCTTTGGCTCTGCCTTCATGGTGTATGTGGGGCCACCCGAGAGCCGCTCCAAGGGCACAGACATGCGTATTGCCCTGGTGCATGCCCTTCTCACCCCGTTCCTCAACCCCATCATCTATGCCCTTCGCAACAAGGAGGTGAAGGAGGCTGTCAGAAGGGTCACCCAGAGGATTAGGGCTATGTTGAAGGGACCCTGA
- the LOC118521356 gene encoding olfactory receptor 6N2 produces the protein MEPHNHSSLAEFVLLGFPKVGHIRGWLFVLLLLAYLFTICGNMLIFLVIRLDAALHTPMYHFVSILSFLELWYTATTIPKMLANLLSEKKTISFAGCLLQTYFFHSLGASECYLLTAMAYDRYLAICRPLHYPTVMTPTLCGKMTAACWTCGFLCPISEVILVSQLPFCGYNEIQHIFCDFPPLLSLACKDTSTNVLVDFAINAFIILLTFLFIMVSYGRIIGAVLKIKTAAGRKKAFSTCASHLTVVLIFFGSIIFMYVRLKKSYSLTLDRTLAVVYSVLTPLVNPIIYSLRNKELIKAIKRTVSRKGGRASPTHH, from the coding sequence ATGGAACCGCACAACCACTCAAGCTTAGCTGAGTTCGTACTCCTTGGTTTCCCCAAAGTGGGCCACATCAGGGGCTGGCTTTTTGTCTTGCTGCTGTTGGCATACCTGTTCACTATCTGTGGCAACATGCTCATCTTCTTAGTTATACGACTGGATGCAGCCCTACACACACCCATGTACCACTTTGTCAGTATACTCTCCTTCCTGGAGCTGTGGTATACAGCCACCACCATCCCCAAGATGCTGGCCAATCTTCTCAGCGAGAAGAAGACCATTTCTTTTGCAGGATGCCTCCTTCAGACCTACTTCTTCCACTCCCTAGGGGCCTCTGAATGCTACCTTCTTACAGCCATGGCCTATGACCGATACCTGGCCATCTGCCGGCCGCTCCACTACCCCACAGTTATGACCCCAACACTCTGTGGCAAGATGACTGCTGCCTGTTGGACTTGTGGCTTCCTGTGTCCCATTTCTGAAGTCATCCTGGTCTCCCAGCTCCCCTTCTGTGGCTATAATGAAATTCAACACATCTTCTGTGACTTTCCACCTCTGCTGAGTCTGGCCTGCAAGGACACATCTACTAATGTCCTCGTTGACTTTGCCATCAATGCCTTCATCATTCTTCTCACCTTCCTCTTTATTATGGTTTCCTATGGAAGAATCATTGGTGCTGTACTGAAGATAAAAACAGCAGCGGGGAGAAAGAAGGCCTTCTCCACCTGTGCCTCACATCTCACTGTGGTTCTCATCTTTTTTGGCAGCATCATCTTCATGTACGTGCGCCTAAAGAAGAGCTACTCTCTGACACTTGACCGGACACTTGCTGTAGTCTACTCTGTACTGACACCACTGGTCAACCCAATTATCTACAGTCTTCGTAACAAGGAACTCATTAAGGCCATCAAGAGGACCGTCTCCCGCAAAGGGGGGAGAGCTAGTCCTACTCACCACTGA